In one Lysobacter alkalisoli genomic region, the following are encoded:
- the queF gene encoding NADPH-dependent 7-cyano-7-deazaguanine reductase QueF (Catalyzes the NADPH-dependent reduction of 7-cyano-7-deazaguanine (preQ0) to 7-aminomethyl-7-deazaguanine (preQ1) in queuosine biosynthesis): MTNTPPSAGLPLGRHVDYPRLYDAGLLFPIARSLGRREIGIDEAALPFVGIDRWHAYELSWLDARGKPRMATATFEVPADSPFLIESKSLKLYLNSFNATRLDDDETVRTRIATDLSAAAGAPVGVAFGLPPMTVEGEGECLDALDIDIEHYGPPRAELLSADVGRIVDEVLHSDLLKSNCPVTGQPDWATVVIAYRGPKLDRAALLRYLVSFRDHAEFHEQCVERIFTDLLAHAAPQSLSVEARYTRRGGLDINPWRATPGHDRPTATRDTRQ, translated from the coding sequence ATGACCAACACCCCACCCTCGGCCGGCCTCCCGCTCGGCCGCCATGTCGACTATCCACGCCTCTACGATGCCGGCCTGCTGTTCCCGATCGCGCGTTCGCTCGGCCGCCGCGAGATCGGTATCGATGAAGCCGCGCTGCCGTTCGTCGGCATCGACCGCTGGCATGCCTACGAACTGAGCTGGCTGGATGCACGCGGCAAGCCGCGGATGGCGACCGCGACCTTCGAGGTACCGGCCGATTCGCCGTTCCTGATCGAATCCAAGTCGCTCAAGCTGTACCTGAACTCCTTCAATGCGACCCGCCTCGACGATGACGAGACGGTGCGCACGCGCATCGCCACCGATCTGTCGGCGGCAGCCGGCGCGCCGGTCGGGGTTGCGTTCGGACTGCCGCCAATGACGGTCGAGGGCGAGGGCGAATGCCTCGACGCGCTCGACATCGACATCGAGCACTACGGCCCGCCGCGTGCGGAACTGCTGTCCGCCGATGTCGGCAGGATTGTCGACGAGGTGTTGCACAGCGACCTGCTCAAGTCCAACTGCCCGGTTACCGGCCAGCCGGACTGGGCCACCGTCGTCATCGCGTACCGCGGGCCTAAGCTCGACCGCGCCGCGCTGTTGCGCTACCTGGTGTCGTTCCGCGACCACGCCGAGTTCCACGAGCAATGCGTGGAGCGCATCTTCACCGACCTGCTCGCACATGCCGCACCGCAGTCGCTGTCGGTGGAAGCGCGCTACACCCGTCGTGGCGGCCTCGACATCAATCCGTGGCGGGCCACGCCGGGCCATGATCGTCCAACTGCGACGCGCGACACACGTCAATAG
- a CDS encoding alpha/beta hydrolase produces MNAPSEFPVFPTDEAATLILPGPAGAIELIAEPAEGHPRRAVAIVCHPLPTEGGTMHNKVVTMAARALRESGIAIVRFNFRGTGASEGEFDEGRGERDDLRAVAAWVRQQRPGHALWLAGFSFGAYVSLSLAAELQPGMLVSIAPPAGRGWDFDAITPPDCPWLVIQGDADEVVDPEAVYAWLEGLDGRRNPPELVRMPDTSHFFHRRLMDLRGAIKNGIRPYLPAEITPTHG; encoded by the coding sequence ATGAACGCCCCCTCCGAGTTCCCGGTATTTCCGACCGATGAAGCCGCCACCCTGATCCTGCCGGGGCCGGCAGGCGCGATCGAGCTGATCGCCGAGCCGGCCGAGGGCCACCCGCGCCGCGCCGTCGCGATCGTTTGCCATCCGCTGCCGACCGAGGGCGGGACCATGCACAACAAGGTGGTGACGATGGCCGCGCGCGCGCTGCGCGAATCCGGCATCGCCATCGTGCGCTTCAACTTCCGCGGCACCGGCGCGTCGGAAGGCGAGTTCGACGAAGGCCGCGGTGAGCGCGACGACCTGCGCGCGGTCGCCGCCTGGGTGCGCCAGCAGCGGCCCGGCCATGCGCTGTGGCTGGCCGGCTTCAGTTTCGGTGCCTATGTCTCGCTGTCGCTGGCGGCCGAACTGCAACCGGGGATGCTGGTCTCGATCGCGCCACCGGCCGGGCGCGGCTGGGACTTCGACGCGATCACCCCGCCGGACTGTCCGTGGCTGGTGATCCAGGGCGACGCCGACGAGGTCGTCGACCCGGAAGCGGTCTACGCCTGGCTGGAAGGCCTCGATGGCCGCCGCAACCCGCCCGAACTGGTGCGCATGCCCGACACCAGCCACTTCTTCCATCGCCGGCTGATGGACCTGCGCGGCGCGATCAAGAACGGTATCCGCCCGTACCTGCCCGCGGAGATCACCCCCACGCATGGCTGA
- a CDS encoding YkgJ family cysteine cluster protein, with translation MDCRPGCGACCTAPSINSPIPGMPHGKPAGMPCVQLDDDSRCRLFGQPERPGFCVSLRPSMEMCGASRREAMVALAALERLTRP, from the coding sequence ATGGACTGCCGCCCGGGGTGTGGCGCGTGCTGCACCGCGCCGTCGATCAACTCGCCGATTCCGGGCATGCCGCACGGAAAGCCCGCGGGCATGCCTTGCGTGCAACTGGACGATGATTCGCGTTGCCGGCTGTTCGGCCAGCCGGAACGACCGGGGTTCTGCGTCTCGCTGCGACCCTCGATGGAGATGTGCGGCGCATCGCGCAGGGAAGCGATGGTGGCACTGGCGGCGCTGGAACGGCTGACCCGGCCGTGA
- a CDS encoding M20 family metallopeptidase: MHASPFNLLAISVALAAALGIVPSSFAQDAQHPKVAAAAQAVNAKVVAWRRDIHQHPELGNREVRTAALVAEHLRELGLEPKTGIATTGVTAVLKGGKPGPRIAIRADMDALPVTERTGLPFASKVTTTFRGETTGVMHACGHDAHTSVLMGVAEALVAMKDELPGEVMFIFQPAEEGPPDGEEGGAEEMLAQGIFRDFRPDAVFGLHVFSTLNAGQIGVRGGPLMAASDRFNIVVKGRQTHGSRPWGGVDPIVAAADVIGSAQTIVSRRQDISKQPVVVTFGAIKGGIRYNIIPDEVELVGTIRTFDEDMRQQVFTDLTRVAEKVAEAHGAIADAQVPDTKGNPVTVNDPDLTARMIPSLQKVVGAGNVVDPGLTMGAEDFSYYAREVPGLFFFVGSTPKGKDPKTAPSNHSPEFFLDESALDVGVRALLQVALDYLDDPPQG; the protein is encoded by the coding sequence ATGCACGCATCGCCTTTCAATCTGCTTGCCATTTCTGTCGCGCTGGCAGCGGCGCTCGGCATCGTCCCGTCCTCTTTCGCACAGGACGCCCAGCACCCGAAAGTCGCCGCCGCGGCGCAGGCGGTGAACGCGAAGGTCGTCGCCTGGCGCCGTGACATCCACCAGCACCCCGAACTCGGCAATCGTGAAGTACGCACTGCTGCGCTGGTCGCCGAGCACCTGCGCGAGCTGGGGTTGGAGCCGAAGACCGGCATCGCCACCACCGGCGTGACCGCGGTGCTCAAGGGGGGCAAGCCGGGGCCGCGCATCGCGATCCGTGCCGACATGGATGCGCTGCCGGTGACCGAGCGCACCGGGCTGCCGTTCGCGTCCAAGGTGACCACCACCTTCCGTGGCGAAACCACCGGGGTCATGCACGCCTGCGGCCACGACGCCCACACCAGCGTGCTGATGGGCGTGGCCGAGGCGCTGGTGGCGATGAAGGACGAACTGCCGGGCGAGGTGATGTTCATCTTCCAGCCCGCCGAGGAAGGCCCGCCGGACGGCGAGGAAGGCGGCGCCGAGGAAATGCTCGCGCAGGGCATCTTCCGCGATTTCAGGCCCGACGCGGTATTCGGCCTGCACGTGTTCTCGACCCTCAACGCCGGTCAGATCGGCGTGCGCGGCGGGCCGCTGATGGCGGCCTCGGACCGCTTCAATATCGTGGTCAAGGGCCGGCAGACGCACGGTTCGCGACCGTGGGGCGGGGTCGACCCGATCGTTGCCGCGGCCGACGTGATCGGCAGCGCGCAGACGATCGTGAGCCGCCGCCAGGACATTTCGAAGCAGCCGGTGGTGGTGACTTTCGGAGCGATCAAGGGCGGCATCCGCTACAACATCATTCCCGACGAGGTCGAGCTGGTCGGCACCATCCGCACCTTCGACGAGGACATGCGCCAGCAGGTGTTCACCGACCTGACCCGGGTGGCCGAAAAGGTGGCCGAGGCCCACGGCGCCATTGCCGACGCCCAGGTGCCCGACACCAAGGGCAACCCGGTCACCGTCAATGATCCCGATCTGACCGCGCGCATGATCCCGAGCCTGCAAAAGGTGGTCGGCGCCGGCAACGTGGTCGATCCCGGCCTGACCATGGGTGCGGAGGACTTCTCGTACTACGCCCGCGAGGTGCCGGGCCTGTTCTTCTTCGTCGGCTCGACGCCGAAGGGCAAGGACCCCAAGACCGCGCCGAGCAACCACTCGCCGGAATTCTTCCTCGACGAGTCCGCGCTCGACGTCGGCGTGCGCGCGTTGCTGCAGGTCGCGCTGGATTACCTCGACGATCCGCCGCAGGGCTGA
- a CDS encoding LysM peptidoglycan-binding domain-containing protein: MSTDKKPDFSNVKGAVKTTEEIVKKPDFGNVQSSVQSTEEIIDPVEQAYTVEKGDTLSAIARQFYGKANKWPVIFEANRDQLDNPDRIMPGQVLKIPSIEPESGEA, encoded by the coding sequence ATGAGCACAGACAAGAAGCCCGACTTTTCCAACGTGAAGGGCGCGGTGAAAACCACCGAGGAGATCGTCAAGAAACCCGACTTCGGCAACGTGCAATCGTCGGTGCAATCGACCGAGGAGATCATCGATCCGGTCGAACAGGCCTACACGGTGGAGAAGGGCGACACGCTGTCGGCGATCGCCAGGCAGTTCTATGGCAAGGCCAACAAATGGCCGGTGATCTTCGAAGCCAACCGCGACCAGCTCGACAACCCTGACCGGATCATGCCGGGCCAGGTGTTGAAGATCCCGAGCATCGAACCCGAAAGCGGCGAGGCCTGA
- the zapE gene encoding cell division protein ZapE, translating into MAEQAVLPSRRYADGVARGDWQDDPAQRAVLAELDRLHAALLDPPRQGLFDRLRGKSPDAPQGLYLWGGVGRGKTFLIDLFFDGLPMRNVAAAGRAAASLPSGGGREGDRSRRERWSEGGEGGKRRTHFHRFMREVHAELRAHKGESDPLKTIARQWRRDLRVLVLDEFFVHDIGDAMLLGRLLERLFAEGVALVTTSNIEPSGLFKDGLQRERFLPAIAQLQAHCHVMHMDSATDYRLRALTQSPVYRAPLDAGSEAWLSERWHTLSDACPHDESHLIIDGREIPVRGLAEGHAWFDFAALCEGPRAAGDYIEIATEHHTVLVGGIPVFDGSNDDPARRFVHLIDELYDRHVNLVCTAAADPVSLYRGQKLAHAFERTASRLIEMQSAEYLALEHRP; encoded by the coding sequence ATGGCTGAGCAGGCAGTGTTGCCGTCGCGCCGCTATGCCGACGGCGTCGCCCGTGGCGACTGGCAGGACGACCCGGCCCAGCGCGCGGTGCTGGCCGAACTCGACCGCCTGCACGCGGCGTTGCTCGATCCGCCCAGGCAGGGGCTGTTCGATCGCCTGCGCGGCAAGTCGCCCGACGCACCGCAAGGCCTGTACCTGTGGGGCGGGGTCGGTCGCGGCAAGACCTTCCTGATCGACCTGTTCTTCGATGGGCTGCCCATGCGGAATGTCGCGGCCGCAGGCCGCGCCGCCGCCTCTCTCCCGAGCGGTGGCGGGAGAGAGGGGGACCGTTCGCGGCGCGAACGGTGGAGTGAGGGTGGCGAAGGTGGCAAACGCCGCACCCACTTCCACCGCTTCATGCGCGAGGTCCACGCCGAACTGCGCGCGCACAAGGGCGAGTCCGACCCGCTGAAGACGATCGCGCGGCAGTGGCGCCGCGATCTGCGGGTACTGGTGCTGGACGAGTTCTTCGTTCACGACATCGGCGACGCGATGCTGCTCGGGCGCCTGCTCGAACGCCTGTTCGCCGAGGGCGTGGCGCTGGTGACGACCTCCAACATCGAGCCGTCCGGGCTGTTCAAGGACGGATTGCAGCGCGAGCGCTTCCTGCCCGCGATCGCGCAACTGCAGGCGCATTGCCACGTCATGCACATGGACAGCGCCACCGACTACCGCCTGCGCGCATTGACCCAGTCGCCGGTCTATCGCGCCCCGCTCGACGCCGGCTCGGAGGCCTGGCTCAGCGAGCGTTGGCACACCCTCTCCGATGCCTGTCCGCACGACGAGTCGCACCTGATCATCGACGGCCGCGAGATCCCGGTGCGTGGCCTCGCCGAAGGCCATGCCTGGTTCGACTTCGCCGCGCTGTGCGAGGGCCCGCGCGCGGCCGGCGACTACATCGAGATCGCCACCGAGCACCACACCGTGCTGGTGGGTGGAATTCCCGTCTTCGACGGCAGCAACGACGACCCGGCGCGCCGTTTCGTCCACCTCATCGACGAACTCTACGACCGCCACGTCAACCTGGTCTGCACCGCCGCCGCCGACCCGGTGTCGTTGTACCGCGGACAGAAACTCGCCCATGCCTTCGAACGCACCGCTTCGCGCCTGATCGAGATGCAGAGCGCGGAATATCTGGCGCTCGAACACCGGCCGTAA
- the aroE gene encoding shikimate dehydrogenase produces the protein MTEIKRFAVIGHPIAHSLSPRIHAFFSKQRRIPLEYSAIDATPEQFEAALEAFTAGGGDGVNITLPHKVRAAELCNELTERARRCGAANTLIRQDHGWLGDNTDGLGLVRDLTDRHGQDLRGRKVLLIGAGGAARGVAPALLDAGIKSLYIVNRTPSRTDALADALGEPARVHPRNFEDLRRLGGFDLVINATSAAREAALPFLPSSLIAPRGDAVDLSYGEVAIPFLAWARAAGGDVVIDGLGMLVEQAAEAFLRWHGVRPDTTAVYEELRASHALLTTAD, from the coding sequence ATGACCGAGATCAAGCGTTTTGCCGTGATCGGCCACCCCATCGCCCATTCGTTGTCGCCGCGCATCCATGCTTTCTTCAGCAAGCAGCGCAGGATCCCGCTGGAGTACAGCGCGATCGATGCCACGCCGGAGCAGTTCGAGGCCGCGCTGGAGGCATTCACCGCCGGCGGCGGCGATGGCGTCAACATCACCCTGCCGCACAAGGTGCGCGCGGCCGAGCTGTGCAATGAGCTGACCGAACGCGCGCGCCGCTGCGGGGCCGCCAACACCCTGATCCGCCAGGACCACGGCTGGCTGGGCGACAACACCGATGGCCTCGGCCTGGTCCGCGACCTGACCGATCGCCACGGACAGGACCTGCGCGGGCGAAAGGTGCTGCTGATCGGGGCCGGCGGGGCCGCGCGCGGGGTCGCGCCGGCATTGCTCGATGCCGGCATCAAGTCGCTGTACATCGTCAACCGCACACCGTCGCGGACCGATGCGCTGGCCGATGCACTGGGCGAACCGGCCCGCGTGCATCCGCGCAATTTCGAGGACCTGCGCCGCCTTGGCGGCTTCGACCTGGTCATCAACGCGACCTCGGCCGCGCGCGAGGCGGCACTGCCGTTCCTGCCCAGCTCGCTGATCGCACCGCGCGGCGATGCGGTCGACCTGAGCTATGGCGAAGTCGCGATCCCGTTCCTGGCCTGGGCGCGCGCGGCCGGTGGCGACGTGGTGATCGACGGCCTCGGCATGCTGGTCGAGCAGGCCGCCGAGGCGTTCCTGCGCTGGCACGGCGTGCGCCCGGACACGACCGCGGTCTACGAGGAGCTGCGCGCCTCGCATGCGCTGCTGACGACCGCCGACTGA
- a CDS encoding S8 family serine peptidase, protein MKHKQLALALGAALTVAVSASAFAGQPDPNRVIIKFKPGAAAQAEAAVRAAGGKVHLKIHGADAFAVSVPSQALNGLGRNPNIEYVEQDVPRYANAQVTPYGIDNVQAPQTWAVGAEGDGIKVCVIDSGINVNHEDFAGVSMSGYASPGQTWYTDSCGHGTHVAGTIAAANNNVGVVGVSPGKVSLHIIKVFDGGECKWSYSSSLVDAANRCHSAGARVINMSLGGGMKNRSEETAFNNLNNSGVLSIAAAGNDGNNRHSYPASYSSVVSVAAVDENNVRASFSQYTNQVELAAPGVGVLSTYPTRSASFSTGGSDYIVSAMDGSIQATASGAMVDGGLCTSAGNWSGKVVMCERGDISFADKVANVTAGGGAAAVVYNNVSGGFSGTLGGSSIIPAISMTQEDGQALVAGSIGTTANVSSVFESDTSGYAYLDGTSMATPHVAGVAAIIWSANPAATNQAVRNAMTSTALDLGATGRDNYYGHGLVRAFEAVQELVK, encoded by the coding sequence ATGAAGCACAAGCAACTCGCGCTGGCCCTCGGGGCCGCATTGACCGTAGCCGTGTCCGCCAGCGCATTCGCCGGCCAACCGGACCCCAACCGCGTCATCATCAAGTTCAAGCCCGGTGCGGCCGCGCAGGCCGAAGCCGCGGTGCGCGCGGCCGGCGGCAAGGTCCACCTGAAGATCCACGGCGCCGATGCGTTCGCGGTCAGCGTACCGTCGCAGGCATTGAACGGCCTCGGCCGCAATCCGAACATCGAGTACGTCGAGCAGGACGTGCCGCGCTATGCGAACGCGCAGGTCACGCCGTACGGCATCGACAACGTGCAGGCGCCGCAGACCTGGGCGGTCGGCGCCGAAGGCGATGGCATCAAGGTCTGCGTGATCGACTCCGGCATCAACGTCAACCATGAGGACTTCGCCGGCGTCAGCATGAGCGGCTACGCCTCCCCGGGCCAGACCTGGTACACCGACAGCTGCGGCCACGGCACCCATGTCGCCGGCACGATTGCCGCAGCCAACAACAACGTCGGCGTGGTCGGCGTCAGCCCGGGCAAGGTCTCGCTGCACATCATCAAGGTGTTCGACGGCGGCGAGTGCAAGTGGAGCTACAGCTCCTCGCTGGTCGACGCGGCCAACCGCTGCCACAGCGCCGGCGCCCGCGTCATCAACATGAGCCTGGGCGGCGGAATGAAGAACAGGAGCGAGGAAACCGCCTTCAACAATCTCAACAACAGCGGCGTGCTCAGCATCGCCGCGGCTGGCAACGACGGCAACAACCGCCACAGCTACCCGGCCTCTTACAGCAGCGTGGTGTCGGTGGCCGCGGTGGACGAGAACAACGTCCGCGCGAGCTTCTCGCAGTACACCAACCAGGTCGAGCTTGCGGCCCCGGGCGTGGGCGTGCTGAGCACCTACCCGACCAGGAGCGCCTCGTTCAGCACCGGTGGCAGCGACTACATCGTGTCGGCGATGGACGGCAGCATCCAGGCCACCGCCAGCGGCGCGATGGTCGACGGCGGCCTCTGCACCTCGGCCGGCAACTGGAGCGGCAAGGTGGTGATGTGCGAGCGCGGCGACATCAGCTTCGCCGACAAGGTCGCCAACGTTACCGCTGGCGGCGGTGCGGCCGCGGTGGTCTACAACAACGTGTCCGGCGGCTTCTCAGGAACGCTGGGCGGCAGCTCGATCATCCCGGCGATCAGCATGACCCAGGAAGATGGCCAGGCGCTGGTGGCCGGCAGCATCGGCACGACCGCCAATGTCAGCAGCGTCTTCGAGTCCGACACCAGCGGCTATGCCTACCTGGACGGCACCTCGATGGCGACCCCGCACGTGGCCGGCGTGGCGGCGATCATCTGGAGTGCCAACCCGGCGGCGACCAATCAGGCCGTGCGCAATGCGATGACCAGTACCGCGCTGGACCTGGGTGCGACCGGCCGCGACAACTACTACGGCCATGGCCTGGTACGGGCCTTCGAGGCGGTGCAGGAACTGGTGAAGTAA
- a CDS encoding UPF0149 family protein has protein sequence MKIPAYLDDDQIERLAGLLEQRAVPFRGFNLEALDGYLSALVVGPDEVPAAEWMPPVWGKPPRWADEAERSDVEALLLGHHNMAAARVRHGDDDLPDHLAPLLWLPEDPEGGLPEEVDEHDLDVGRDWALGFFTGVSLREEAWDRWLDENDWMEQIFGLFDQLASGEVLGEDPTQPATPIGYRERLEIIASLPGMLADLHHYRIDALTPHEPLRRGDTPARNAPCPCGSGRKYKKCCGAAANDD, from the coding sequence ATGAAGATTCCCGCCTACCTCGACGACGACCAGATCGAACGCCTTGCCGGTCTGCTGGAGCAGCGCGCGGTACCGTTCCGCGGCTTCAACCTGGAGGCACTGGACGGCTACCTGAGCGCGCTGGTGGTCGGCCCTGACGAGGTGCCGGCGGCCGAGTGGATGCCGCCGGTCTGGGGCAAGCCGCCGCGCTGGGCCGACGAGGCCGAGCGCAGCGATGTCGAGGCGCTGCTGCTCGGCCACCACAACATGGCCGCCGCCCGCGTGCGCCACGGCGACGACGACCTGCCCGACCACCTCGCCCCGCTGTTGTGGCTGCCGGAGGACCCTGAGGGAGGCCTGCCCGAAGAGGTCGACGAGCACGATCTCGACGTCGGCCGCGACTGGGCACTGGGGTTCTTCACCGGCGTGTCGCTGCGCGAGGAGGCCTGGGACCGCTGGCTGGACGAGAACGACTGGATGGAGCAGATCTTCGGCCTGTTCGACCAGCTCGCCAGCGGCGAGGTGCTGGGCGAGGACCCGACCCAGCCGGCCACCCCGATCGGCTATCGCGAACGGCTGGAAATCATCGCCAGCCTGCCCGGCATGCTCGCCGACCTGCACCACTACCGCATTGACGCGCTGACCCCGCACGAGCCGCTTCGCCGCGGCGACACCCCGGCCCGCAACGCACCCTGCCCCTGCGGCAGCGGCCGCAAGTACAAGAAGTGCTGCGGCGCCGCCGCCAACGACGATTGA